From Marinifilum sp. JC120:
TGCTCTACCGTCTGCTTGGCTGTAAAGCCCGGAAAGAACCGAAAGGATTCCTTCCTCCACTCCCAACTGATCAGCGGGATAAAGTAGATTATGATGCAAACCGGATAAAGCACGCCAGAGCCGCTTATCTTTTAGCAGCTTGTTACGGAACGGAGAGGATGCAGTTTCGCTGCCCAGCAATTTCAGATTGAGCGAACGGACGAATTTTTCAGAAAAATAAAAGCTGCGCAAATGCCTGCGCTCGGTACAACAGGGACTGTTGGAATGGACGGTTTCCGGTTCGATTATACTTACGGAACCGGGCTGCAAAACATCGGAACAACCTTTCAGGCTATAATTTTCCCCGGACTCGGAATTAAGCCACAGCACGTAGCCGTCATGCAGGTGGCTTTTAAATTCCCGCCCACTACTGCATGAAAGCACTTCCAGCCCCTCCACGGGCGAAGAATAGATAATCTTTCCGTCATTTTTCATGTCATAAATGGAAACCGTTTCTGCTAGCTTGAATCAAGGGAGGCGAGAGTCATTTCAAGTTGGCTTTCTACCCCTGAATAATAAGCCAGCATTGTATCTAGAGCAGAATACTTCTCCTCCAATCTCGTCTGATAAGTATCCAGTCTTGCTTCTTCGTTGTAAATATCATTTTCGAGTTTCACGGTCAGATCATCATAACTTGCTGCGAGCAGCGGAATACTCCCGGTGGAGACATCGGTCAGGTCTGAACACAAATCAGCAATCTGTCCGCACTTGCCCTGCTTTACTGTAACTGTGCTGGAATATGATCCATCGGTCAAATCCGAGACTTCCAGATAAAGTCCGTTGGCATTGCTGTCACTCCCGGCAAGCAAGGTATTACCTTCAATAAACATTTCCTGCCCGTCAATGGTGGCTGACGTTATAGTCCCGCTTGAAATCGTATATTCCACATTATACTCCCCGGCTCCGGTTAATCCTGAAATGGTGGAGATTACCCGCAGATCCGAACTGTCGGTCTCTGCCTCGCCGTTTGCAGCAAAAAGCATGGCAACCGCTTCAGGGTCACCAGCCAAAACATCTTCCAACTCATCATAATCTATTTCAAGCTGGCCGAAAGTGGACGAACCTTCGGTACTGTCCGTGGTTATCCCAATAGCTGACAGTGAAGCATATTTATCTCCCTCCCCGGTCTCGCTGTCATAATACAAAAAACCCAACCCGGCGGACGTAAGTGAGTCTTTAACTGAGTCATAAACAAGATCAAGAGTGGGATCTTTAATATAAACCGTGCCGTTATCGTCATCATCCTCAGCAGCCAGTTCCCCGGTAATATCCAGCAAATCGTACAAAAGCTGATTCACCTCGGAAACAAAAGTTTCAATGGTCTCGACCATGGCATCCGTATCGTAGGAGATCCCAATGTTGATCCCCGCAGAATCCGTAGTGGTGTTGAGGGTCATAGTCATGTTGTCGATAACATCATCAACAGTATTGGAATCACGCTCTATCCATTCATCCGCACCGGAAGGAAAACCATCCACCTTCAGCTGTGAATTCTGGGCAGTCTGTGTGTTAGTGAATGATCCGGCAGTGTATCCGTCAATGGCACTCAAATCAGTAAGACCCACAGCGTTATCTGCTCCGGTATCTTGTCCGCTGAACTTAATATAATAATTATCGCCGTCGCTGATCAGAGAAGCGGTTATTTTATCATCAAAATCCGGGTCGCTGTTAATCTGATCGACCAATTCCTGTGCTGTGGTTCCGGCAGTGACATCCATGGTTATATCCTCTCCGGCATAGGAAAGGGTGACGAATGAATCAGCGGAAACTATGGTCTGATCCGACGAATTTATGGATATTCCCTCAGAAATCCAGATATCTTTTTGGGCCAGTTGGTTCACCACCACATTGTAGGAGTCTTCGGTGGCTCCGTCCTCAATGGACGCCTGAACTTCGCCATCCCCGGTAGTAGACACAGAATAGGCTAAAAACTCATCCATTTCATCCATACCCTGTAACATCCCGGAAAGAGTAATCACTTCTTCATTCAATGCCTCAAGAAGCTCTGAGACAGCTTCTGCCTCTTTCAGATCATCCTGATATTGATCCAACTCATAACTTTCAGCCTCCACAGAGGCATTTATCAAGTCAGTCCAGTCCGTCCCGTCACCGAGTCCGTTAATGGTAAAGCCCCCGGAAGTGGTGTTGGAAGAATAATTGGTAGTTGAAACAGAAGCGACAGCCATAACAGCCTCCTACAAATAATCCATAATGGACATATTGATCACTTCAGACGATGAACTGAGCACTGCCTGATAAACGTACTGAGTCTTACTCAATTCCAAGGTCAGCGCAGTACTGTCTGCATCTTCCTCATCACTGATGGCACTTGCCGCCCGCTCGCGGGAATACGTAATACTCTGAGAGGTAAAATCCGCCTTTTCCTCACGGGCACCCACATTGGAGGTTTCGATCAGCATCCGGTTATAGCCGTCGTCAATGGTTTCAAGGGTAGTCGCTGTCCCCTCTTCATCCCCTATCCACATGTAGGCAATGGAATCACTCATGGATTCAAAAAGATTGGGTTCCGGGTACGGCTCTCCTGTATCCGGGTCCACACCTCCGAAGATATCACTGCCCACGGAATTAACTTCCAGATCCGTACTTTCAGAAATATTGATGGATATGGCCTCGTCAGCACCGTTGTATTGCAGGGAATTACGGACCACGAACTGCCCGCCCGTCTTGGCATCCGAATCATAGGCAGTGACCGCTGTACCGGAATTCATTTCCACAGACACATCGCCCAGTTCCATAGTTGTATCAGGCGGAACAGCCGTACCATCCATAGTCCCGCTCAACCATGTGCT
This genomic window contains:
- a CDS encoding AraC family transcriptional regulator encodes the protein MKNDGKIIYSSPVEGLEVLSCSSGREFKSHLHDGYVLWLNSESGENYSLKGCSDVLQPGSVSIIEPETVHSNSPCCTERRHLRSFYFSEKFVRSLNLKLLGSETASSPFRNKLLKDKRLWRALSGLHHNLLYPADQLGVEEGILSVLSGLYSQADGRAILPGSEDERVAMIVDYLHANIDRNLSLAELAELAGCTEFHLIRIFRSHKGLPPHSFLIQLRLEKARALIAANSSIADTAAQCGFSDQSHLTRLFKIRYGLTPRQYQKAF
- a CDS encoding flagellar hook protein, whose protein sequence is MAVASVSTTNYSSNTTSGGFTINGLGDGTDWTDLINASVEAESYELDQYQDDLKEAEAVSELLEALNEEVITLSGMLQGMDEMDEFLAYSVSTTGDGEVQASIEDGATEDSYNVVVNQLAQKDIWISEGISINSSDQTIVSADSFVTLSYAGEDITMDVTAGTTAQELVDQINSDPDFDDKITASLISDGDNYYIKFSGQDTGADNAVGLTDLSAIDGYTAGSFTNTQTAQNSQLKVDGFPSGADEWIERDSNTVDDVIDNMTMTLNTTTDSAGINIGISYDTDAMVETIETFVSEVNQLLYDLLDITGELAAEDDDDNGTVYIKDPTLDLVYDSVKDSLTSAGLGFLYYDSETGEGDKYASLSAIGITTDSTEGSSTFGQLEIDYDELEDVLAGDPEAVAMLFAANGEAETDSSDLRVISTISGLTGAGEYNVEYTISSGTITSATIDGQEMFIEGNTLLAGSDSNANGLYLEVSDLTDGSYSSTVTVKQGKCGQIADLCSDLTDVSTGSIPLLAASYDDLTVKLENDIYNEEARLDTYQTRLEEKYSALDTMLAYYSGVESQLEMTLASLDSS
- a CDS encoding flagellar hook protein, translated to MRVSTSQIYDQSMGNVSKSLSDYMNATNQVATQKKINAPSDDPAGMGNVVNLRSYDQTLESYQNNAGLAGSLLGAADGLLGEASEIMISAKEQVEQGATGTYTDEQQQAMSINMIGYQDSMLAIANSEMGDDYLFSGQATDAAPYEYIPGVTVTGDSPTKSDFASFEGELDDPVIVEFTSDGTIGTDAVDYSYSLDGGSTWLSGTMDGTAVPPDTTMELGDVSVEMNSGTAVTAYDSDAKTGGQFVVRNSLQYNGADEAISINISESTDLEVNSVGSDIFGGVDPDTGEPYPEPNLFESMSDSIAYMWIGDEEGTATTLETIDDGYNRMLIETSNVGAREEKADFTSQSITYSRERAASAISDEEDADSTALTLELSKTQYVYQAVLSSSSEVINMSIMDYL